A genomic window from Lycium barbarum isolate Lr01 chromosome 4, ASM1917538v2, whole genome shotgun sequence includes:
- the LOC132634863 gene encoding uncharacterized protein LOC132634863 isoform X1 — MNSFYSAATYIKMAISGQLLQHSLWSKPKFRHSRHVPPLKTNHESVMKVSQRKLQIRGIKSKPNCLVTYSMLNPQNGTDMGTFSPSDTIMKFYTSINNKDMNQLALLIDKDCFFDDFSYTRPFRGRKEALKFLEQLTTCMGKNTEFCIEHIYEGVDLTTVVNWHLEWNKKQLPFTRGCSCYELSRDGEELVIRKAQVIAESPIKPGSLALEVFQKVISVCDAFPETAECMLISYALYILTNKRTDTSQHGKIKGFLHTLAAHQNNSQKMVPRDESQTVTKYIQYTYHSYLVQHRSIFCLVPQVMENHSHNCYTYLHNIPFHCR; from the exons ATGAATAGCTTCTATAGTGCTGCTACATACATTAAAATGGCAATTTCAGGCCAACTTCTCCAGCATAGTTTATGGTCCAAACCGAAGTTTAGGCATAGCCGTCATGTCCCTCCATTAAAGACGAACCATGAATCTGTTATGAAAGTATCACAACGAAAACTTCAAATACGAGGCATCAAGAGCAAACCTAACTGTTTGGTCACATATTCGATGTTAAATCCTCAAAATGGCACGGATATGGGTACATTTTCTCCATCCGACACGATCATGAAGTTCTATACTAGTATCAACAACAAGGACATGAACCAACTAGCGTTGCTCATAGATAAAGATTGTTTCTTTGATGATTTCTCCTACACTCGACCTTTCCGAGGGAGAAAG GAGGCTTTGAAATTTCTGGAGCAACTAACAACATGTATGGGGAAGAACACAGAGTTCTGCATTGAACACATTTATGAGGGAGTTGATCTTACAACTGTGGTAAACTGGCATTTAG AGTGGAACAAGAAACAGCTTCCTTTCACTAGAGGCTGCAGCTGCTACGAATTATCAAGAGATGGAGAAGAACTAGTCATAAG GAAAGCTCAAGTAATCGCTGAATCGCCAATCAAACCAGGAAGCTTAGCTTTG GAAGTGTTCCAGAAGGTCATTTCAGTATGTGATGCTTTCCCTGAGACTGCTGAATGTATGCTGATTTCTTATGCTCTTTATATTCTCACCAACAAAAGAACGGATACTTCTCAACACGGCAAAATAAAGGGATTTTTACACACTCTAGCCGCCCACCAAAATAATAGCCAgaaaat GGTTCCTCGCGATGAGTCCCAAACTGTTACTAAGTATATACAATATACTTATCATTCCTATCTGGTCCAGCATAGGTCCATTTTTTGCCTGGTACCGCAAGTTATGGAGAATCATAGTCACAATTGTTACACTTATCTACACAATATTCCTTTTCATTGTAGATAA
- the LOC132634863 gene encoding uncharacterized protein LOC132634863 isoform X2, producing the protein MNSFYSAATYIKMAISGQLLQHSLWSKPKFRHSRHVPPLKTNHESVMKVSQRKLQIRGIKSKPNCLVTYSMLNPQNGTDMGTFSPSDTIMKFYTSINNKDMNQLALLIDKDCFFDDFSYTRPFRGRKEALKFLEQLTTCMGKNTEFCIEHIYEGVDLTTVVNWHLEWNKKQLPFTRGCSCYELSRDGEELVIRKAQVIAESPIKPGSLALEVFQKVISVCDAFPETAEWFLAMSPKLLLSIYNILIIPIWSSIGPFFAWYRKLWRIIVTIVTLIYTIFLFIVDKLHK; encoded by the exons ATGAATAGCTTCTATAGTGCTGCTACATACATTAAAATGGCAATTTCAGGCCAACTTCTCCAGCATAGTTTATGGTCCAAACCGAAGTTTAGGCATAGCCGTCATGTCCCTCCATTAAAGACGAACCATGAATCTGTTATGAAAGTATCACAACGAAAACTTCAAATACGAGGCATCAAGAGCAAACCTAACTGTTTGGTCACATATTCGATGTTAAATCCTCAAAATGGCACGGATATGGGTACATTTTCTCCATCCGACACGATCATGAAGTTCTATACTAGTATCAACAACAAGGACATGAACCAACTAGCGTTGCTCATAGATAAAGATTGTTTCTTTGATGATTTCTCCTACACTCGACCTTTCCGAGGGAGAAAG GAGGCTTTGAAATTTCTGGAGCAACTAACAACATGTATGGGGAAGAACACAGAGTTCTGCATTGAACACATTTATGAGGGAGTTGATCTTACAACTGTGGTAAACTGGCATTTAG AGTGGAACAAGAAACAGCTTCCTTTCACTAGAGGCTGCAGCTGCTACGAATTATCAAGAGATGGAGAAGAACTAGTCATAAG GAAAGCTCAAGTAATCGCTGAATCGCCAATCAAACCAGGAAGCTTAGCTTTG GAAGTGTTCCAGAAGGTCATTTCAGTATGTGATGCTTTCCCTGAGACTGCTGAAT GGTTCCTCGCGATGAGTCCCAAACTGTTACTAAGTATATACAATATACTTATCATTCCTATCTGGTCCAGCATAGGTCCATTTTTTGCCTGGTACCGCAAGTTATGGAGAATCATAGTCACAATTGTTACACTTATCTACACAATATTCCTTTTCATTGTAGATAAGCTCCACAAGTAG